The proteins below come from a single Cylindrospermopsis raciborskii Cr2010 genomic window:
- a CDS encoding DUF3536 domain-containing protein — protein MTSAAESSVNLASTLTFQVDENDQSTVSYDPLTKPHGVYVTVHGHFYQPPRENPYLDAIERQPSASPFHDWNERIHWECYRPNAFARVLNDRGELLGIVNNYEYMSFNIGPTLMSWLERYDMEVYQRILEADIRSSQRLNGHGNAIAQVYNHIIMPLANERDKYTQIRWGKADFKSRFGRDPEGIWLAETAIDYATIAALISEGIKFIILAPSQAQRCRPFPTDHDPHPEWHEVGGSQIDPTRPYRCYLKPGFQNTSSPLSVSKITSLQSTDELPYIDIFFYDGPISRDMGFTDVVYSSSHFAGRVGAAIRGDHRLAQLISVATDGETFGHHKKGTEKTLAYAFIGEFPRHGWTVTNFAHYLSLYPPTWEVELKPVTAWSCAHGVDRWQDDCGCGGEGGVWHQKWRRPLRQALNWLRDELTAVYEDHGRRLFHDPWLARDEYIDILRDRSTANVHRFLSRHQTHKLTPSEQVDALRLLEMQRHSLFMFTSCGWFFEELSRPEGTQILRYAARALELAGDIAGVQLEKGFLKRLSLAPSNVEQFKHGGEVYRQCVLTAQIGFKQVAAHYAITSLFNHHNGAVPTQESRKHLEGHQKRVYCYTADQLDYQMQRMGSLTMAVGHLKLVSEITWESENLVFAVLHLGGWDFHCCIQQFTGRRDYGHLKENLLASLQQASAAHAIVVMTKMFGEQAFSLQNLFAEERHRIMRLLSQETLTRLDQLYTQTYRENYGVIMAFHRDGLTVPQELQVAAEIALGYRCLTILRSLEQDINEPQLSYSHVLQLQAIATEAKHLRCQLKIPEGKQILEQLIMRLLWQLLHGSAGYMDIARLEKLIDVGNDLNLGISLDKSQELYFSCLHSQIIPQYLNQLKDSGEAAQYRQLLKLGGKLGIDVTIAS, from the coding sequence ATGACATCCGCTGCTGAATCTTCAGTAAATCTTGCATCAACTCTCACTTTCCAGGTGGATGAGAATGACCAATCCACAGTTAGTTATGATCCCCTGACTAAACCCCATGGTGTGTATGTGACTGTCCATGGTCACTTCTATCAACCACCAAGGGAAAATCCCTATTTGGATGCTATTGAACGTCAACCTAGTGCTAGTCCTTTCCATGACTGGAATGAGCGTATTCATTGGGAATGTTATCGTCCTAATGCCTTTGCTAGAGTCTTAAATGACCGGGGTGAATTATTGGGGATCGTCAATAATTATGAGTACATGAGTTTTAATATCGGTCCAACTCTTATGTCTTGGTTGGAACGCTATGACATGGAAGTTTATCAAAGAATATTAGAGGCTGATATTAGGAGTAGTCAGAGGCTTAATGGTCATGGCAATGCTATTGCCCAAGTCTATAATCACATAATTATGCCTTTGGCAAATGAAAGGGATAAATACACTCAAATTCGCTGGGGTAAGGCGGACTTTAAATCTAGGTTTGGTCGGGATCCAGAAGGTATTTGGTTGGCGGAAACGGCTATAGATTATGCAACCATAGCAGCTTTGATCTCCGAAGGAATTAAGTTTATTATTCTTGCTCCTTCCCAAGCTCAACGCTGTCGTCCTTTCCCTACAGACCATGATCCCCATCCAGAATGGCATGAGGTGGGTGGTAGTCAAATTGATCCTACCCGTCCCTATCGTTGTTATTTAAAACCAGGTTTCCAAAACACTTCTTCACCTTTAAGTGTGAGTAAAATAACCTCCCTACAGAGTACGGATGAGTTGCCCTATATTGATATCTTTTTCTACGATGGACCTATATCACGGGATATGGGTTTTACTGATGTGGTTTATAGTTCTAGTCATTTTGCCGGGCGGGTGGGCGCTGCTATCCGTGGCGATCATCGTCTTGCTCAGTTAATATCTGTGGCTACTGATGGGGAAACTTTTGGACACCACAAAAAGGGAACTGAGAAAACTTTGGCATACGCTTTTATTGGTGAGTTCCCCCGTCATGGTTGGACTGTGACTAATTTCGCTCACTATTTAAGTTTATATCCCCCCACCTGGGAAGTGGAGTTAAAACCTGTCACAGCTTGGAGTTGCGCCCATGGTGTGGACCGCTGGCAAGATGATTGTGGTTGCGGTGGTGAAGGGGGTGTATGGCATCAAAAATGGCGTCGACCTCTACGTCAAGCTCTTAATTGGTTGCGAGATGAGTTAACTGCAGTCTATGAGGATCATGGTAGAAGGTTATTTCATGACCCCTGGTTGGCACGAGATGAATATATAGATATTCTCCGAGACCGCTCTACTGCTAATGTTCATCGTTTTCTCTCCCGTCATCAAACTCACAAACTTACTCCCAGTGAACAGGTGGATGCTTTGCGTTTATTGGAAATGCAGCGTCACTCCCTATTTATGTTTACCAGCTGCGGTTGGTTTTTTGAGGAGTTATCTAGACCGGAAGGAACTCAGATCCTTCGTTATGCTGCTCGCGCTCTGGAGTTGGCTGGTGATATTGCGGGTGTACAGCTGGAAAAGGGTTTCCTTAAACGCTTGAGTCTAGCTCCTAGTAATGTGGAACAGTTTAAACATGGTGGTGAAGTTTATCGTCAGTGCGTACTAACCGCTCAAATCGGATTCAAACAAGTTGCCGCTCACTATGCTATTACTTCTTTGTTTAATCATCACAATGGTGCTGTCCCTACCCAAGAGTCTAGAAAACACTTGGAAGGTCATCAAAAACGTGTTTATTGCTACACAGCTGATCAGTTAGATTATCAAATGCAGCGGATGGGATCCTTAACCATGGCAGTTGGTCACTTAAAGTTAGTGTCGGAAATTACATGGGAAAGTGAAAATCTGGTGTTTGCAGTTTTGCATTTGGGCGGTTGGGATTTCCACTGCTGTATACAGCAGTTTACCGGAAGACGAGATTATGGTCACCTCAAGGAAAATCTTTTGGCATCGCTACAACAAGCAAGTGCAGCTCATGCTATTGTTGTGATGACTAAGATGTTTGGCGAACAGGCGTTTAGTTTACAAAATCTTTTTGCAGAGGAACGCCACCGGATTATGCGCTTGCTCAGTCAGGAAACCTTAACTAGGTTAGACCAACTCTACACCCAAACCTATCGGGAAAATTATGGCGTAATTATGGCTTTTCATCGAGATGGTTTAACAGTTCCCCAAGAATTACAAGTAGCTGCTGAAATTGCTCTCGGTTATCGTTGTTTGACTATCTTGCGCTCTCTCGAACAGGATATTAATGAACCTCAGTTGAGTTATTCTCATGTCCTACAGTTACAGGCGATCGCCACGGAGGCAAAACATTTACGTTGTCAATTAAAAATTCCGGAAGGGAAACAAATTTTAGAACAATTAATTATGCGTCTGTTGTGGCAATTATTACATGGATCTGCGGGATACATGGATATTGCCAGACTAGAAAAGTTAATTGATGTTGGTAATGACTTAAATTTGGGTATCTCTTTGGATAAATCCCAGGAACTGTACTTTAGCTGTTTACACAGTCAAATTATCCCTCAATATCTCAATCAACTCAAGGACTCAGGGGAAGCTGCACAATACCGTCAGTTGCTCAAGCTGGGTGGTAAATTAGGTATTGATGTGACTATAGCTAGTTAA